The region ttcaaatgcggcagttttgtttgttgacgtgaagtgcgcttcatcgctaaacataataaaatggacgtagtgcgcgatacgtattccgcacagaaccattattttcgaaatgaaattgcactatttgcaaacgttgttcaggcgtgagtctgttcatgatgaattgccaaaccaaactgagaataaatcactcgacagctgttaaatcggtcaccatcttgaacagtaatgccaacttaaagttatatacctcgaaaaaaaaaacacccgttagaacaacctgtatattattactctTTTCAGTTTGCCCTAGCCACTTGATTGTTTATGTATCAACTTTCTTGTCCCCATCTTTATCGCTTGTAattgagaaagaaaaaactCGCTATGTCGACTGCAAGTCTTTCATCAAAATGGCTACATATATTTCGATCTCTCAAGATATCATCTTCAGactatatattcaaaaaaaaacaaacagcaAAATCTGGATTGCCCTGTTTGTTTCCTTTTGAATTTGTAGGGTCTGAAGATGATCTCTTGAGGGATTTCAttaaaatactaaaaataaTCGACATATAGAGTTTTCCTTTATACTTATTTTAACTCCAATAAGAGAAGATGGATTACGTTTCTATAGAAGTGTCGTATTACCAAAGGTATAAAAATAGTCAACTTACGTTCATGCTCGGGAACCCGATGCCAACCAAGAAGTTGGCCATCCAGTTGACCAGAACGGCAATGGACATGGCAGCCGGTCTCGGACCTTGAGAGAAGAGCTCAGCCGTGATCATCCAAGGAATCGAACCTGGACCAACAGCGAAGAACACAACGAAACTCAGCGTCGATACCACGCTCAGGTAGGACATCCAGTCGATCATCTCCTGCACGTAGCCAAAAAACTCCTATCAGGTGAGTAGTAATGGTGTTCTTTTCCGACAAGTGAGGAATGACCAACTGCGCCTTCAAACTTTACGAAAAAAAATGGCCAAAGACGTCTCTATTCTGAATGGATAATTCCCACAAGTTTTATTGAAAGTTTTGTGATCTTAGGATGTAATTTCTCTTGAACCTCTCTGACCTATTACAGACCATCAGCAGACCGTCCAAATGGCGagattataaaaaatactaGCATTGATAAAACTTCACTACGCTGCCAAGTAGCAAAGAAGATTGGGAAAGAGAGTCTACAATCCCAACTGTCAATACAATATcatcaaatggtacacagatggttctaAAACTACGACAGAGACTTTCGTTGGAGTTTTCGGGACTGGCACCAAATGCTGACTATAGTTAAGCCAATGTGCAAGTGTCCTTCAAGCTGAGAGACTTGCAATAAAATATGTGTGAAAATTAAGCtagtaagaaactatcagaaatgtgatatagcaatattctgacagtcaggctgcaatcagagcattgagctcacatatcatcggtTTCAAGATGTTAATGAAGTAACGAAGAAGGCCAACACCTTTGCCAGAAAAGAAGCACAAGCTCCTTACATTGACCCAGAATCTTTCTTTGGTATCTACAAGAaatagtttcaggagaaggaaaaacccGAAAGACACTCTGgcagaatcttcctgggttggatcattccaaaagatttcttcgaaactttgctACTGCGAGAcccaagaagtatctgaattttagcaagaatatgctacacttcCTCTCTAGACTCCCTTACAGAACATTGCCACCTCAggaagaaaatcatgaggatgaGTCTAGCTGAAAACGGAGAGTGTAGATTCTGCGGGGATAaggaagaaactctggatcactTGATGTCAGAATGcttcgctagccaacgcaaaaaatgctttggacaataGACTTGCAGAAGTCAAGAAATAACCTCCTAGAAGCCTTcttagatactggagttcattaaaaCTCTGGAAGAGCTGCGAGAGCAGCTCTGATGGAGGGCAAAATAAACCATAAAGTCATAGTGCAAGAAGTATTTCTctttaaaaaaatgttgttaATTCAGAAATAGTATATTGAGCAACAAGTGGGGagagtccaacttttctcgcgagtatGGAAGTTTGTgccacgagcctgaaaggcgagtactgcaaacacacgagcgagaatagttatttataacacaagtgcagaaggcactgatattcttccacgagttcaaaattcaaaaacgagccacgaagtggcgagttcttgaatgaacgagtggtagaataagccttctgtacgagtattatacattattttctctaattcatttcattttaattgaaatcaatgaaatatttccataaatatcatttagtgatttttacattgaaaaatgttggttggcagaactgatttctttaaggcaaattgacagataaagcagTGGCAGAAAgctcggagtaccaacatataataatgaaatataaccatgaaaactgtgcgtttctgatatattctcgcacgattttgttctacaagatgtggaagaatgaacggaataaccacagaattagagaaaaggatTTTCtacacatgttgcacactataggtacttttcctacaactgcacaaatttcaataattcaaggcTCGATTCAAATCAGAAtgtccttcgttgacagtatgtgctaatttattgcgtttccatagaaacaactcaaaagcccaattaaattggtctaccaagcgaggtgtgggcaaagtgccgtgacaAATAATATTTCCCTCAGTATGagtaatacatagttttgaaattgagtaagctatgaagaatactctACTTTGCaaagcagttgtaggaaaataatTCTTCTCGCAATTACTtccataccaaaaaaaaaataaggaattAATTTGAGAGGAGTTGTCAATTTGCAACCcaaatatgaaagaaaaaaaccataaaatgATGAAACATTGGTCTTTATCAGTAGTGATAGTCTGGAGGGAGATCTCAGAGATGTGGGTTTGGTTTTTTCGAAGGCTATTTCATAAATTAACTAAAATTATCATCCCGATAACGTATTTTATCCATTCATAATAGAAACGcagatgaatataaaaaaatgcaTGCTCTCAAAGATCAACGAAAATTTCGctgataaaaaaaaaccacaaaATGCGTGCTAAGAGTTATCAGCATTTGCAGTGTCGTTCCCCCACTATGTCAGAAAAGTCGTAGGTACACCAAGGGAGGGGCAGAAAAAGCATCAATTATCGAAAAATCACTGAAGCAATATTTAGTAGCAGCGCAGAATCaaaagaaatataaatttaaacTGTTCTtgtcattttaactgtggtttTGTCGGTTCGTTACAATCTTCAAAAAATATCTGAAGATGCCTACTACAATTGTAGGCGAAACGTCAGGTGAAAAACTGACTTAACcacggttaaaaagctcgtaaaaaccttcaatatttttatagatAGAAATGACGCTCAAATGTCGAAACAATAACTATAATAATCGATAGTCTACTCGTTTTAATcgatatttgttattttttttatatccatgttaacaaaaaatcatctacATTGACTATCTAGAAAATTAGTGAAAAATCATCACCAAATAAGCAAAATTTTATTGTGGTGAAATTGTAAAACTTGAAAGCTTTATGAAAAGGTGCTTTGTGATTTTTAGGGAAAGagtcaaatataaaatgaaccttttttctattattattaatctCCATCTGTCAAAATAACTCTTTTCTAACCGAATTCAAAATAACATCatatgaagaaatataaaaaaatatatataaaaacttcaacaaaatttaaaatgaaaaattatgaaaatgaatgGACCTTgctatattttaaatttgaatacagtGATCTCATTCCATGTGTGGtgagaatagagaaaattacAATTGTTTGATGTCGTAGCAAATAATAGCCAAATTGCAAAGTAAATATTAATCATGCAGAGGGAGACACATGCACTTAGATCTATAACCAAATATAAACAGTTACAACACCTCGTTAACTGATAGAATAAACAGATATCAAGGTTTGAATTGTTAACATAAACTTTTCTCGTGAACTGCAGATCATTTTCAATACGTAGATTTCATGTTTCTATCGTTCAGTTTATTGACTTTTCATTGTAAGTGAATGATCTGTGATGAAATTTTTAAGCGATGTAAGTAGGAACTTGAAACCTTTTTTCGAAGTTGTGTAGTAGGACTTATCTTAATTGAAAAGTGGATAATTCCAAATAATGATTATCGAAAAGAAGAAAGAtcacaattgaaaaataattttgtttacattcggaaaaattttctttctcGAATATAATATACCAACAAATATGAGAATAAGAGTAGATTGCACAGTGACTTTCGTTTCGTattgaaaaaacatgaaaaacaactAGGTGGTGGCTGAATCACTAATTCTCTAGAAAcaaactcatttaaaatcgcaAGTATAGAAGAATTAAtatcaatatcgaaaaaaatagatTGTCCAAAAAAACGAAACCAAACGATAACTTATTCCAATGAAAGGTAGATAAAAATATGtagttcttcattttcaaaattttctaaaaCGACATTAACTGCTTAAATATCTCTTATTCTGGAAGAATCAAGACAAATAACTGATGTATTGACCACACTTTAAAATTACCCTCAAAAAAGTAGTGACCTACAATTTGAGAGAGTTGACTTTTACTCAACAGATGGCATTTCCCGTCATGCAATACACAAAGGTGACCTACTCTTGCTTGTGCCAATAAACCACCACCTCACAAATTTCAACGCTCAATATAGACAAACCTAATCTGATGACCAGGTTTGTCTGCAAAAGGCTATAGTTTAACGTCCATCATCATAACGAAACTATAGTCACTGAAATCTCGATCTACTCGTATTGGTCCTCTAGTTATTTGACCAAACGTTCTGTCGAGTCAATAATTATAGGACCTTAACTCGACCAATCTTCTTCCAGCAACGTACCTTTATTAAGAACGATATGGTGATAAAAATCGAAAAGATAAACATGCCACCCAGGCCATACAGATGGAGAGTTCTTCTTCCTGTTCTGTCCATCAGCGGTATCGTAACCAACGTCATACAGACCATAATACTTCCAATGCCTATGGTTGCAAACTTGGCACTCTCCTCTGTCAGACCAGAATTGGAGAATAAACTAGTTGAATAGTAGAAAACCTGAAAAAACAAGGTAAAAATTATAAGGAAGCTCAAGTCAGTCTTTAGTCAATACAAAATGGTATTTGGTTAAGCCACAACAGATAATAGGTGTCTGTtttaatacactgcgcaaaaaaattaacgcacattctgaaaatctcaattttaatgaaagttaactctacattgactttataacttattttttatgttctctcgggaaggttttgaacgaaacaagacacataaaatggaagaaaaattcaggatttcaccgaatcttatgtgaagaagagaaataaacaattttcaaaatactggaatgctgataagtgatttaatacttggtatttccaccccttgcgttaattacagctcggcaaccaCGGtttatactcaaaatgagtgatcttaaaatgttcttatctaatccttcccagatttctctgagttggattcctaagtcattaagagtagctggatgattttctgaacttctcagccgtctattgaggttgtcccaaatctgctcaatcggattgagatctggacttcttgctggccattccattcgagagacttcaacctcttaaggtactcctgaacgatgcgcgcacgatggggtccataaaaatggaattttcaccaatgtatggggcaaatggcactacaagctcttcaagaatgttccttatatacctatcagcattcatagctccattatcaacgaccactaggtctgtgcgagcagtcaaagatattccaccccataccataatcgatcctcccccgaaaccagtagtattcaggaaaatgCACTGAGCAtttctttcatgtggacgtctgtatatgtacaagggaacgtcgatcacaatggtagaggcagaatctagactcatctgtgaagagaactctttcccaatcagcctcttcccaatggatatgctctctcgcaaaatccaaacacGCCTGGATggtggggtaagagctgggcctcttacCGCGACATGAGACCTTAAATTATATTCTCTGagacgatttcttattgtctgagtgctaatttgcaccccatgagtttgctcaagctgattttgaaggaggcgagcggttgcaaaccgttgtctcaacgaagaaactctcaagtaacgttcttgaatggcagttgttacccgtggtctaccctgtcctggtcttcggacattcttacctgtctccctgaatcgctgcaacattctggacacacttgtatgggaaactccaaacctttctacaattcttatgtatgtccacccttcttctcgcaaaactaccgcttgggcacattcctcttgggtcaaattgcgtgtttcgcgttgcatagcgatcgagtgtagaaaatcaaacgaaagaaaaactattgattactagaattgatcgagaacaactgatttcagaatggagccaatacattcaaaatctgataacctcatctttttttattcctgctgggaaaaaacatctctattgaagaaaaacgttgaaagtggataacatatgcatgcataattctgataaaaataattatcattgagaacaccttcagttgtagaataaatttgagatttccataatgtgcgttttAATTCttgcgcagtgtatatgtaATACTGTTTCAAGCCTGAGCTCATTCCTACTTACTGCGTTGATTCCAGACAGCTGCTGAGAAAGTTGCATCACAACACCGATTATTAAAGGAGCTCTCAAAGTTGGAGAACAAATCAATTCCATCATGCTTATTGATGATTCAGTCTGTTGCGCCCTTTCTTCTGCTCTCATCTCTTCTATATCTTCTTCTACATTATTGCTAGCTCTCAATCTGCAAAAATTCAAGTATTGTATAAAACTTTGCAGATTTCATCTTAAAGCCTTCACAGGGGAAAGACTCTCACCTCCTTAGTGCCTTCCTAGCTTCCTCCTCCCATTGCTTGGTGATGAGCAGATATCTAGGGCTTTCTGGGCAGATAGGTAGCAGTATGAGCTGCAGTAAGGCAGGACAAACGGCTAGCCCCAAAAGAAGAGGCCAGCCATCATTGGAGCCCAGGATCTGCTCTATTCCTAAGACTTGGGAAATTAGAAGACCTACAGTGACTGCCAGCTGATTGACAGTTCCCAAACCACCACGTAAGTTCAAAGGTGCTATTTCGGATATATACATAGGTACTAGGGATGTGTTCAgtcctgaaataattgaaaatttgcattaatCTCTTATGGTTCTATGTCAAGGGGGATCTGGATGAGGTTTTGGTGTGACTTGGCAACACTAATATTTCGAAGCAATAGGCGTTAATATAAATTACAACGGACAGAAAGTCACCCTGTGGAATTTGGAATGTCTCAACCCAAAGTCTTTGCTGATTTGGGAATACCGTTATACCAAAAAAGATCTAGCTAGAGACCTACACAAAGTGACATTCTGGGGTAGGTTATTATAAAACAACATGGAACTTCAACACAAGGCTTAACAAGATTAACACTTTTTTATGTGTTTTTTGGTGTTCAAGGGATTGTATTCAAAAAACTACTTACCACAATTGACTCCTATTATAAATCTGCCTAAAAGTAGAATTTCGTAGTAATTAGAAGCTTTGGTGCACCACATTAAACAAGCGCCAGCCACTCCCAGAACATTATTGAGAAGAAGGCCTCCTTTCCtgtaaatttaatttatttcaatattgttttttatatCCATCTAAATTTCcagaaattaataatattggacaaaataaaatcattaaaactgacataagtatagggtgttttttttcgaggtatataactttaagttggcattactgttcaagatggcgaccgatttaacagctgtcaagtgatttattctcagtttggttttgcaattcatcatgaatatactcacgcctgaacaacgcttgcaaatagtgcaattttatttcgaaaataatggttctgtgcggaatacgtatagcgcactacgtccattagcaatgaagcgcacttctggctgaatggctacgtcaacaaacaaaactgccacatttggaaaaactgactgtttggtgcgctttatgggctggtggaatcattggtccgtacttcttcaaaaacgatgttggccaaaacgttacagtcaatggtgatcggtatagagccatgattactaactttttcattcctgaattgaacaaccatgatgtccaagagctgtggttccaacaagacggcgcaacatgtcacacagctcgtgccacaatcgatttattgaaagacacgtttggtgacctcctaatttcacgtttttggacctgtgaattggcctccaagatcttgtgatttaacaccgactactttctgtggggctatgtaaagtcattggtctatgcggataagccacaaatccttgatcatttggaagacaacattcgccgtgttattgccgatatacggccacaaatgttggaaaaagtcgtcgaaaattagacgtccagattggactacatccgagccagccgtcgcggtaatataccagaaatcatatttagaatgtaatgccacaagattatcttgcggataaataaaattcatgtcaatcatgttctaaagctctaaaaaaaacaccctttataaactaaactaaagaaattaatttgaatatttcagcaatgGATTTCAACTCACCTTCCAAACTTGTTGGCCACCATGCCCCCTCCAAAACCTCCCAGCATGCCTCCAATGGCGAATATGGAGACGGCGATCGAGTACAGGCCTCTGACAGCTTCGTCTGGCAATTCTTCACCATATCGAGATCGATAAGTGCTCTTGATGAAGTACTCGATGTTGTTCTGGGGGGCATTTATCACTCCTGTGTTATAGCCAAACTGCAACATGCCGAGGACAGCTGCCAATATGGCATATGTCAGAAAGAAGGTTAGGCCCTGTAGGAAGAGGAATTTTAGTTAGATTTTACATCTGGGGATTGGAGTTTTACCAGTGTCTGAAGAAGGAATACCTAATTGGTATTAAATGAGAATATGTGCCTTAGATCTATCTGACAGTAGATATTGAACTAGTGTCTAAAACATCATCTTGATGTTCTTCCAGAATTTGTCAGTTATAGTTTCAATTAACAGCTAGGTATATTTGACCAACTCTGTTAATCTATTGAGATTAAAAGATTTAAATCTACCTAGCTGGTACAGTAGTGGATCAATTGAAGTTATAACTGATACATTTTTTAGAATCATCTAAATGAtgttttaaaattgaaaataaaagaaatgaatgaatattcaactgaaaataagcAAAATTCAATTTGTGGAGCTAGCAATCCGGATATTATTATAACATTGTATCAAAAACTACCTGATATCTTTTCgatatatacttttttgtctAGTAATTCAATTCCAACTGAATATTAAAAccagccaaaaaaaaaaaaaagatgaataatcCACATTTGTACAATTGAGTAAACgtgtaataaattgaataactaaattaataaCATAAAGATAAAGTCAGATCTACATTTCCTCAATGTATTATTGTTCTCTCTTACTCTTCAGTGAAATAGTTATGCaaatcatcattttcaattgataatttaaaaataaatttttcttttggcTGGTCTTAATTTGTTTCTGAACAAAAAAGTAAATATCAAAAAGATATTGCAGGTTTTGGCACAATGTTGTCATAATTTTGTAGGAGATTGTATATTCCAGACATAGAAGATTTTATGTTTTGAGCATTAGAACTGAAAAGACATGCTTATAAGTCATTCtccaaaaagaaaaattgtagatTAATAAATGGCATTTATGACATAAAATCTGGTCATGCAAAAATAAGATGAACtattgaatctgaaaaaaacaataaaaactaatatttcagcGAGAACAGAATCTTGCTCAATACTTTTTGACTCGACGAtacattgaaattaattaaagcAAATGCAAATTGTAGGTACCAAATATAAGAAATGAATATCAGATACAACGAAAAGATAATTGAATATGGTTATGACAACGATATAATAAAACCAATTGAATCAACTGTAATTAGAACCAAACATAAGAATTGAATATCAACGAATAAAGTTAAATTGAAAAACAAGGattatatcgaaatgaaaaacaacaaaaaatcatgACCTAttaccaaacaaaaaaaaataccaatcCAAGAATATAAAATGTATAATATACGAAAAAACATTAGGTAAGAATATAACTATACTTTCCTCGATATTTTCCaactcaaaaaaattgttccatGCACTTATTGAAACAACTAAAGTTCGAACCAATAATAAAAAGtgaaatatcaaataacaacaaacaaaattgaattaaaaaaactttTACCGGAATAAAAAGTAATAAACCTCAGCGCAAAAAACACTAAGAAATGTAccaaacgaaaaattaaaaagaagaaaaataaataatacaaaaacacCAAAAGATAATCAGACCAaactcagaataaaaaaaacctCTATCGAAAAACAAACCAAAACTGACGACACCCAAGAAGTCACAAACCTGTTCGAGGAGCCGAAGCTTCCTCCGATGCGTGTGTTCCTCCAGCCTGTCCACATACTCCCTCAACTCCTCGATCTCCTCCTTCACCTGCTGGACGGTGTCCAGCTCGTGCTTGATGGCCACCATGTCCCTCTTCACCTCCGAGACCTCGGACTGACATGACTCCACTGACTTGGTCAGTTCTTGGAGCTGCGTCCGGATCTCACAAAGAGCCACTGTAGTCTCCAGATGCCTGTCACCACGCTGAAGCTCGTCGAGCTTCGCGCTGAGGTTCATGCTCATCACGCTGACCTGCTTCTGCAGACTGCCCAGAGGGAACGTTAGAGAGAACGGGGAAgaaaaagattcgaaaaaaaggTTCAGAATGGATTCAAAGGCTTTTTTTGTTGCGGATTTGTGTGGATATAAGTATTGGCGTGTGTGGACCCTTTAGTTCTGACCGAACTGTCCGGTGGATTTCTTTAGATATAAGTATTGTCGTGTGTGGTTACCTTTTTCATGATGTTACATTCAAGAATTGTTATATATTGCATATTTACGTTGAAAGCCTATAAGTTTCATTCTATACTGGAAGATTGATTGTGAATTGTGATTCATTTAAATCTTGAAGTAATAATCTATCATTATAACAGAGAACTAGAATAAATACATTCATCAACTTATCAAAGGGTTGAAAACAAAGTTACCCAGTTTTCAAGGTGGATACAGTCAGAtacgtcatcgatgacgtcaTGTCCCTGCTGAAATTGTACGAATTTTACCTGCATTAAATTAATACAAATGTCATGATAATTTTTACTGACTTTTGGGTATATAATATTGTCGTATGTGGTTCCGAACAAACACACTACCGGATTTTGATAGATCGTCGTGTGTgattccttcaattttcaaaacttgAGTGGTGGCTTTTTTCGTGATACTATTATGCATAGTTATCGAAAGGTATATTATAGGTACTTATTTACGTAGATAAGTATTCGGTGAGCAGTTTACGGTCTTTAACTTAatgataacaaaaaatattcgtacaattcttctataaattgatAGCTACAGAAATGTTGACAAAACATATTTATAATGCTGTTGATTACCTACTTTCGAATGGAATTATGGAAAAACATCTATTCTCTGATTTTTTCTTACCGATAGAAACTTCTCTTAAAATATCCTACAGACCATCTGTCTGATCTCTAATTGAGAATTTTTCCATTTCACTCAACTATGGAACAGCTTTAATAACCGTTATTACAAAGACAAGATTTCCATGATAACGTTAAGTACCCATCTGTAAAATTGATTAACCTTGTTCTAACAGAGCGAAAGCTAACACAACTTCAATtgtcagaaaaatattaaataccATTGATCACTTGTGAAATTTAATAGTTTTATAAATACAGTATTTcatgatttcacaaaaatcaatcTTAAAGCAATTCACGTGTATATTGAGAAAGCTTGTTTCATTTCAACTCAATGAACACCATGCCTGTTCGTGTTTTTTTTATAGGAGAACAATGAATAATTTGATTCTATTTCTATTATcccatttttcaataaattcaccCTCCACCAAAAGCATTTGAATCCTCAAATTTTTGTGAGTAAAACTAGGTACTTCATGCTCCACACCAaaacgtacatatattgtgcAAATATTTGGGTTCATGCAAAATTAAGGGGGTGTAAATATACCTTTAAATTTCGTGAATACATATAAATACCCAGTGATGTAACACGTTACTTTAAAATTTGTTACAAATCCTAATAACTCAAACTATACAACTTATGTGTGAAGGTAAGTCAAAATCAACTTCTATTTATACTGAAAAAAACGAACAGCACTATCtagataaaaattgaattgaacaaaAGTATCATTATTAGAAAATCAAGATTACTTCGTTTCTTTTCTATGGTTACTAGTGGATGTAACCATTGAAATATTCTATTTATTGTCTTATAActtaattatattttattgttttttaatgTTTGTTTCTCTTTCCattttttgttcagtttttgtTTGTTAACCATTTATATTTCCCTAAAATAAATTTCCAGTACACTGAGTGGTTAAGTTAACACACTGTGTCGATGACGGTTTTATAGGTTATGTAGCCCCCTTTCAAACATAAAAACTATAACTTTGCGATTTTCCAACGTAATTACATTAACTAAAAGATGATAGATGAATGCAGCATGATCaaagaaaaaacacaaaaaagaaAACTTGCACTAACTACGACACAGCAAGCACCTAGAGCAAATTTGGAGTAATACCTTGGA is a window of Harmonia axyridis chromosome 2, icHarAxyr1.1, whole genome shotgun sequence DNA encoding:
- the LOC123672683 gene encoding glucose transporter type 1 isoform X2; this encodes MVSMPPSLQKQVSVMSMNLSAKLDELQRGDRHLETTVALCEIRTQLQELTKSVESCQSEVSEVKRDMVAIKHELDTVQQVKEEIEELREYVDRLEEHTHRRKLRLLEQGLTFFLTYAILAAVLGMLQFGYNTGVINAPQNNIEYFIKSTYRSRYGEELPDEAVRGLYSIAVSIFAIGGMLGGFGGGMVANKFGRKGGLLLNNVLGVAGACLMWCTKASNYYEILLLGRFIIGVNCGLNTSLVPMYISEIAPLNLRGGLGTVNQLAVTVGLLISQVLGIEQILGSNDGWPLLLGLAVCPALLQLILLPICPESPRYLLITKQWEEEARKALRRLRASNNVEEDIEEMRAEERAQQTESSISMMELICSPTLRAPLIIGVVMQLSQQLSGINAVFYYSTSLFSNSGLTEESAKFATIGIGSIMVCMTLVTIPLMDRTGRRTLHLYGLGGMFIFSIFITISFLIKEFFGYVQEMIDWMSYLSVVSTLSFVVFFAVGPGSIPWMITAELFSQGPRPAAMSIAVLVNWMANFLVGIGFPSMNDALDNYTFLPFSVFLAIFWIFTYKKVPETKNKTFEEILALFKHGNGRMSFRDSRLYGSMLNCVNDLEHHLPVNEQAGLVVAEEKIERDSCECSETSSRTGTGDGICRPPPPLPPPRFPNSAV
- the LOC123672683 gene encoding glucose transporter type 1 isoform X8, with the translated sequence MDLYFKGLTFFLTYAILAAVLGMLQFGYNTGVINAPQNNIEYFIKSTYRSRYGEELPDEAVRGLYSIAVSIFAIGGMLGGFGGGMVANKFGRKGGLLLNNVLGVAGACLMWCTKASNYYEILLLGRFIIGVNCGLNTSLVPMYISEIAPLNLRGGLGTVNQLAVTVGLLISQVLGIEQILGSNDGWPLLLGLAVCPALLQLILLPICPESPRYLLITKQWEEEARKALRRLRASNNVEEDIEEMRAEERAQQTESSISMMELICSPTLRAPLIIGVVMQLSQQLSGINAVFYYSTSLFSNSGLTEESAKFATIGIGSIMVCMTLVTIPLMDRTGRRTLHLYGLGGMFIFSIFITISFLIKEFFGYVQEMIDWMSYLSVVSTLSFVVFFAVGPGSIPWMITAELFSQGPRPAAMSIAVLVNWMANFLVGIGFPSMNDALDNYTFLPFSVFLAIFWIFTYKKVPETKNKTFEEILALFKHGNGRMSFRDSRLYGSMLNCVNDLEHHLPVNEQAGLVVAEEKIERDSCESGSETSSRTGTGDGICRPPPPLPPPRFPNSAV
- the LOC123672683 gene encoding glucose transporter type 1 isoform X1, whose protein sequence is MVSMPPSLQKQVSVMSMNLSAKLDELQRGDRHLETTVALCEIRTQLQELTKSVESCQSEVSEVKRDMVAIKHELDTVQQVKEEIEELREYVDRLEEHTHRRKLRLLEQGLTFFLTYAILAAVLGMLQFGYNTGVINAPQNNIEYFIKSTYRSRYGEELPDEAVRGLYSIAVSIFAIGGMLGGFGGGMVANKFGRKGGLLLNNVLGVAGACLMWCTKASNYYEILLLGRFIIGVNCGLNTSLVPMYISEIAPLNLRGGLGTVNQLAVTVGLLISQVLGIEQILGSNDGWPLLLGLAVCPALLQLILLPICPESPRYLLITKQWEEEARKALRRLRASNNVEEDIEEMRAEERAQQTESSISMMELICSPTLRAPLIIGVVMQLSQQLSGINAVFYYSTSLFSNSGLTEESAKFATIGIGSIMVCMTLVTIPLMDRTGRRTLHLYGLGGMFIFSIFITISFLIKEFFGYVQEMIDWMSYLSVVSTLSFVVFFAVGPGSIPWMITAELFSQGPRPAAMSIAVLVNWMANFLVGIGFPSMNDALDNYTFLPFSVFLAIFWIFTYKKVPETKNKTFEEILALFKHGNGRMSFRDSRLYGSMLNCVNDLEHHLPVNEQAGLVVAEEKIERDSCESGSETSSRTGTGDGICRPPPPLPPPRFPNSAV
- the LOC123672683 gene encoding glucose transporter type 1 isoform X5 encodes the protein MVSMPPSLQKQVSVMSMNLSAKLDELQRGDRHLETTVALCEIRTQLQELTKSVESCQSEVSEVKRDMVAIKHELDTVQQVKEEIEELREYVDRLEEHTHRRKLRLLEQGLTFFLTYAILAAVLGMLQFGYNTGVINAPQNNIEYFIKSTYRSRYGEELPDEAVRGLYSIAVSIFAIGGMLGGFGGGMVANKFGRKGGLLLNNVLGVAGACLMWCTKASNYYEILLLGRFIIGVNCGLNTSLVPMYISEIAPLNLRGGLGTVNQLAVTVGLLISQVLGIEQILGSNDGWPLLLGLAVCPALLQLILLPICPESPRYLLITKQWEEEARKALRRLRASNNVEEDIEEMRAEERAQQTESSISMMELICSPTLRAPLIIGVVMQLSQQLSGINAVFYYSTSLFSNSGLTEESAKFATIGIGSIMVCMTLVTIPLMDRTGRRTLHLYGLGGMFIFSIFITISFLIKEFFGYVQEMIDWMSYLSVVSTLSFVVFFAVGPGSIPWMITAELFSQGPRPAAMSIAVLVNWMANFLVGIGFPSMNDALDNYTFLPFSVFLAIFWIFTYKKVPETKNKTFEEILALFKHGNGRMSFRDSRLYGSCEKSENLGNAMTNREGTPEENINPKI